TTTTTCGTGCGCGGACCCCGGGGGCAGGATGAGTGCCGGGGCCCACATGACCACAGGAGGCGGACCCGTGACTGACGACAAACAGGCTCTGCTGGCGATCTGCGCTGACCTTCAGGAACCCGCCGAACGAGCGGCGCTGGAGATCGGGCGACTCGCCGAACTGCCCCTGCAGGAAGTGGCATCTGCGGCGCTTCTCAAGGAAATCCTGGTCCGCGAGGGTTTCGCGATTGAACGCGAGTTCCCCCAGATCCCCAATGCCTTCGTGGCCGGTTCGGGGTCGGGCAGGCCTGTAATCGGGCTGCTGGCGGAGTATGATGCACTTCCGGATTGCGGCGTTGGGGGCAAAGGTCCCGGACACGGCTGCGGGCACAATCTGCTGGGCGCGGCAGCCACGTACGCGGCAGTTGCGGCGGCGAGGCAGCTCCTTGCCTCGGGCCGCGCAGGCACTATCAAGCTCTTCGGCTGTCCTGCTGAAGAGACACTGGTCGGCAAGGTCTACATGGCCCGCGACGGCGCCTTCGACGGCCTCGATGCATGCCTCGCGTGGCACCCCGGCGGGAACACGAACGTGAACAACGGCAGCGGAGCGGCCATGGACTCCCTCACTTACGAGTTCTTCGGCCGCACCGCGCACGCAGCCGGCGATCCCCACAATGGCCGCAGCGCGCTGGACGCTGTGGAGATCATGAACGTGGCGGTAAACTTCCTGCGCGAGCACGTCCCGTCCAACGTGCGCATTCACTACGCGATCATGGACGGTGGCAAGGCCCCTAATGTGGTTCCTGCATACGCCCGGAGCTGGTATTACATACGCGGCGAAAACCGGGATCAGGTGGCGGACATCAGCACCCGTGTCCACCATTGCGCTCGGGGCGCCGCACTGGCCAGCGGAACCACCATGAAGCGCCGAATCCTCACGGCAGTGTATGACCGCTTGCCCAACGACGCCCTGGCGAAGGCCCTCGACGCCAATCTGCGCGAGGTCGGGCCGCCTGTTTTCGGGCCGGATGACCTTCAGCTTGTACGAGACCTCGGGGTGCCCGGGGACTTCGCGGATTCCGTGGGGGAGATCAGCACCAACAAAGGCTTTGCATCCAGTGACGAGGCGAATGTGAGCTGGATCGCGCCCATGACCGTGCTTTCTGTGGCCTGCTGGGCCCAGCGCACGCCCGGCCATCATCATCTGATCCACCAGCAGGCGATGCTTCCTGCTGCGATGAAGGGTCTTGCAGTGGCCATCAAGACGCTTGGGCTCACAGCGTGGGACCTGCTGACTGACGAGGCACTGCTGGCAGAGGCGCGGAGGGAACTGGACGAGCGTCTTGCGGGGCGCACCTACGACCCCATCATACCGGCGAAGCAGAGGCCGCCGCTGCAGGACCAGATCCCCTGAGCGGCGACCCCTTTCTGCGCCCCTACACCAGCGGCCTCCAGTCTTGCACGTTCTCCACGACCCTTATGCTGTTCGCCGCGCCCAGTCGCCCGTAGCAGTCCACGGTCCACTGATACGCAGGCGGGATCTCTCCGATGAAGGTGATCGGACGAGGGTACAGGAGCGCCAGATTCTGCGGTAGGTCGCCGAAGCGCAGGATGCCCAGGAACTCAGGTGCCTGCGGGTCCTCGTGGGTTTCCGGTGGGCCGGCCAGGATCACCTCGCGAACTTTCTCGTCAAGCAGCGCCGCGTAAATGGCGAGGGCTGCGGTGTGCTCCTGTCCGAAGAGGCAGATCTCCCCGGCCGGCGCCTGCTCCCGCATGAGCGCGATGCCCATGAGCAGGTCGCATACCTGGCGCTCCGGCAGGGTCTGACCCAGCAGCGGATAGACGCGTCGCAGGGTCCACAGGTACCCGGGCCCCGTTGATGTGGCCGCCGTATTGCGGACCTCGACGCCCACAGTCCCCACTCCGCGTGGCACCCTGGGGCGCGATGGCCCGCCACCGCAGAAGCCGGACCTCGCGTCCTCCTGCAGCGCGTATGCGACCAGTGGGATCGGCCAGTCCGCCCCTTGCGGGAGAGCAGTACGCAGGCTGAGCTCCAGACCGTCGGGGGTCTCGAAGCTCCAGGAACCGTAAGCCGTGCCCACGCCCGGTTCAGTGCGGGAAGACTCTGCGCCGTCAGACCGATACTCCAGCACCCGGGGTGTGAGGACCTGTGGAACATGCCGGAAGGTTACAGCCCGCAGTTTGGCCAGCACAGTATCACGGTGGGCCAGCCAGCCGGCCTCACTCTCGGGCAGCGCAACCGTCTCCCTGAACACCAGGATCCGGTCGATCTCCTTCATCCGGTCGTTCTCGGGCAGCTTGCCCCCGAACACCAGCAGGTTCTCCTCGGGCTCCACAAAGTCCGTGACGTCGTCGGTGACCGGGGAATCATCGCCCTTCAGGTGTCTGTTGAACCACTCGAAGATGGCCTTGCGCAACTTCGGCGTGTACCCGTGGGGCGTGAGATCCTCAACGAGGTCCATCTTCTCAGCCGCGCCCAGAGCAGCGTATTGGTGCTTGATGCGGTGGCAGGCGTCGCGGAAGGCATACGGCCGCCATAGCACATCCTCCGTCCCCGCCGCCACAAGCAGGGGACGCGGGGCGATGAGAGCGCCGATGTCGGGCTGACACCAGCGGTAGTAGTTGATGAAGAAAGCGCAGTCGCAGTGCCCGTCGGTGGCTCGATCTGTGACCACATGCTCGATGGTTCCGGTCTGGCAGACAGGCACCACACACTTCACGCGCTCATCCGCGGCGCCCAGACACCAGGAAATGACCCCGCCGCCGCTGAGACCGGTGACGCCGAGCAGAGCGGGATCCACATCGGCGCGTTCCTGGAGATAGTCCAGGGCCCGCATGGCGATCCATACCTCGGTGCCCGCGGGCGTGTATCCACGGCTGATCCAGTCCCAGTTCTTGCCACTGTACGTGCCCGCGTGGAAGCCCTGGCACTCGCCAAGCTGGATCGGGTCCAGCACCAGCGCGACATAGCCGTGCTGCCCAAACCAGCGCGGGTTGGCCTGGTACGGGGCATTGACCTTCCCCTTGGTGTGTCCGCACAGGTACAGCACCGCCGGGAGTTTGCCCTGGGGCTCGGCCGGTCGGTAGATGTTGCCGGTCACGAACGCGCCGGGCACGGGTTGGAAGTGGATTTTCTCCACCACGTAGTCGCCCCGGTCGAGGGACCCGGTGATGGTCGCTTCGATGGGTGTGCGTTCGGGGAGAGGGGACAGGCCCAGCATCTCCAGCCACTGCGCCCGGCGCACCTCGAGGGTGCTGCTCCAGACGGCCGGGGGCATAGGGATCGCGAGTGAGGCGCTGGAAATGGCGCGGGCTTCCTGCCGGGCAGCATTGTAAAGCATGGTGACGGGCCTCCGAATCGGTGGGCGCGTGCAGCAGCGCGACGGCGGGAACTATCCCACTGCCGCTACTGCGCCGGTGCGGGTTCGGCGGGTGCTGTTTGAACGTCTCCGGTTGCCGGCTGGGCTTCCTCCGGCGCGGCAGGTTCGGGCTTTGTGATGAGACTCGTGGATCGGTCCCCGTTCACCTGGTACAGGATGGCGAGTTTGATTCCGGTCAATATCTCCGCCGGGCCCGGGTTGAGCCATTCCATCGCGGGTTTCTCGGCGGTGGAGCCCAGGTAGCCCACCTGGTCCCCTGGTCCGGCGATGCCGTCGCCGTCGTGATCCGCGGTGGCCATCACGAAGTATGCCCCGGGGCGCACGCCGAAGCAGAAAGCGCCATCTGCATCGGTGCGGGTGGTGTAGTGGCGCTCGGTGAGGGCCTCGTCCGCAAAGAGGTCTACCACAGCGCCGGGAACGGGTTCGCCATCGCGGGTGACCGTGCCACAGACCACCGCGGGGAGGTCGCCCAGGTTCATGCGTGGACCAAGGACCGTCCCGTCGCCGGAGCGCAGACGACCGTCCCGGGGCAGGACCCAGTCGAAGCGCAGTTCGATACCGGTCACGTCTTCACCGTCCGGTACCTCAAGCAGCGGCGCGGAAGGCCCCATAGGCTGCTCGTATCCGTATACAGCCATGAAGTCTCCTGCATCCATGGCGCCTGATTCGTTGAAATTCTCGATCCCCACCAGGTGGTAGGCTCCTGACAGCGCGCGCAGTTCGAAGGACCCGTCCTTCTGGATTGGCGCCGCCCGGGCCGGGACCCGGGGGTGAATAGGCACCAGGACGGCGAATGCCTGGGAGTCCTCAGAGAAGCGCCCGATGGCCTTCCCGGCGATGCGGCTCTCTTGTTCCGCGGCATAGGGTGCGGGAAGTTTTGCGGTTACGGGGATCAACCCGCGCCCGTCTTCGGCGATTTCGAAGACGATGGGGATGGTCATGCTCATGGCGGCGGAACCCGCATCCACCCGGAAGGGCTGGGGCTTTGAGCGGGCGTCATTCACGCCGTAGAAGCCGATGCCATCGCCGGGCCCGGCCATCTTGTCACCGTTGGCGTCCACGAAAGCCATCACGTAGTAGGTGCCCGGGTCCAGGGACAGCACAAAATGCCCCTTCGGTCCGCCGGACGGGTAGGTCTCGACCAGCTTCTGGCGCTGCGGATCGGCATAGACGCGGATCTGCGCATTGCTCAGGTCCACGTCGCGCCACCAGATGCGGCCCAGCACAGGGATTCCCCGGACCGTGCCGGGGGGAAGTTCGGTGGCCGGGTTCTCGTCTGCCGCGGACGGTCGAGACGACACCATCAGCGCGCCCGCGATCAGGATCAGGCTGAGAGAAAACGGTCTTCGGCTCATGTCGACGTCACTACCTCGCAGGACTGGGACAGCATCGCCCGTCAGTTCAGATCAGCAAGCATCTCCCTGAGTTTAGACGCATACTGGGGGAATGCGACTTCAGGTCCCTGGAGTTCCGGGTGCCATTTCTTCTCCCACTCCAGGGACAGGTAGCCCTCGTAGCCGATGTTCCTCAGACACTGCAATACCTCGCGCAAGGGCAGGTCGCCTTCGCCGAAAAGGGTATAGCGCGGCTTGCCGTCCTGCCAGAAGCCATCCTTCAGGTGAACGTGGATAACCTTGCCTCCGATGGCCTCCAGGGTCTGTTCGGGTGTTTCCCCGTGGCGGATAGAGTGGTGGGCGTCCCAGACGATCCCCAGCGCGGGGTGGTCCACGGCGTCCAGGATCAGCGCGCATTCGTCACCGCGGCACCAGGCGTCATGGGTTTCGAGGCCGATGGTGACCCCTTTGTCCCCGGCGAGATCGCACATCCTCCGCAGGCTCGGGGCCAGCAGTTCGACGGCATGCTCCCGGGAGGCGCCTTCAGGAAGGCCGCCGCCGAACACTCGCACGATCGGTGCCCCGATCCTGGCGGCCAGGCGCACGTAAGCCTCGCACTCTTCTTCCGCCGCGTTGGTCCGGGCGAAGGAGGCGGAGCTTCCCAGGACAACCAGGTCGCAGCCGCTCTCCGCAAGCCGGGTGAGGAATAGCGAACCCGGCTCCAGGTGAGGGCTGTCGGGCAGGTGCATGTTGTCTTCAAGACCGCGCAGTTCGATCCCTTCGTAGCCCCACTGGTCAATCGCCTGCAGGACTCTCTCTACCGACCAGCCCGGGCAGCCCAACGTCGAGAAACACGGTTTCACCGGTTCACCTGCTCTCATCAATCTGGATCACGGGACCATCGTCCAGCGCGTATTCGATGACGTGAACTGTCAGCGCGCCCAGATTGCGCCCGGCGGCCAGGGCCATGTTCGCAAGCGCTGACATGTCCACAGGGCCGGAGGCCATACGGATGTGGCCGGCATCCACCGCGTTCTCGCCCCAGGCCGGGTCCATCTCCACCCACTGGCCCACATAAATCTCGTTCCAGGCGTGGTAGAAGAAGCTGCCCCGGGCGTAGGCGATTCCGGTGACCATGCGAGCCGGGATTCCCACCGCGCCACATAGCGATGCGCAGAGAATCGCGTGCTCGGTGCAGTCACCGCTCATCTGCTCCATGATCTCCGTGGCTGAAATGAGCCGCGGCTCGCTGTTCACCTTGTGGAGCTTGCGGTACACCCACTGGACAATCTTCTCGGCAGCCTTCTGGGCGTCGGTCTCCTGTCCCACGATCTCCCGCGCAGTCTCGAGAATCAAGGGATCTTGCGGCTGGAACAGGTCCGAGGGCTGGAAGTACCGGGCGAACTGCTCATCGCGCATAGGGAATGTGGCACCGGTGGGTTCGGCTTTGTGGCGGCGCACAGTGAGCAGCAGGCCTTCGCCATTGGGCGTCGCCTCTTGCCGCACCGTGGTGGGCAACTCCATGAGCGGGAT
Above is a window of Armatimonadota bacterium DNA encoding:
- a CDS encoding amidohydrolase gives rise to the protein MTDDKQALLAICADLQEPAERAALEIGRLAELPLQEVASAALLKEILVREGFAIEREFPQIPNAFVAGSGSGRPVIGLLAEYDALPDCGVGGKGPGHGCGHNLLGAAATYAAVAAARQLLASGRAGTIKLFGCPAEETLVGKVYMARDGAFDGLDACLAWHPGGNTNVNNGSGAAMDSLTYEFFGRTAHAAGDPHNGRSALDAVEIMNVAVNFLREHVPSNVRIHYAIMDGGKAPNVVPAYARSWYYIRGENRDQVADISTRVHHCARGAALASGTTMKRRILTAVYDRLPNDALAKALDANLREVGPPVFGPDDLQLVRDLGVPGDFADSVGEISTNKGFASSDEANVSWIAPMTVLSVACWAQRTPGHHHLIHQQAMLPAAMKGLAVAIKTLGLTAWDLLTDEALLAEARRELDERLAGRTYDPIIPAKQRPPLQDQIP
- a CDS encoding acetylxylan esterase translates to MLYNAARQEARAISSASLAIPMPPAVWSSTLEVRRAQWLEMLGLSPLPERTPIEATITGSLDRGDYVVEKIHFQPVPGAFVTGNIYRPAEPQGKLPAVLYLCGHTKGKVNAPYQANPRWFGQHGYVALVLDPIQLGECQGFHAGTYSGKNWDWISRGYTPAGTEVWIAMRALDYLQERADVDPALLGVTGLSGGGVISWCLGAADERVKCVVPVCQTGTIEHVVTDRATDGHCDCAFFINYYRWCQPDIGALIAPRPLLVAAGTEDVLWRPYAFRDACHRIKHQYAALGAAEKMDLVEDLTPHGYTPKLRKAIFEWFNRHLKGDDSPVTDDVTDFVEPEENLLVFGGKLPENDRMKEIDRILVFRETVALPESEAGWLAHRDTVLAKLRAVTFRHVPQVLTPRVLEYRSDGAESSRTEPGVGTAYGSWSFETPDGLELSLRTALPQGADWPIPLVAYALQEDARSGFCGGGPSRPRVPRGVGTVGVEVRNTAATSTGPGYLWTLRRVYPLLGQTLPERQVCDLLMGIALMREQAPAGEICLFGQEHTAALAIYAALLDEKVREVILAGPPETHEDPQAPEFLGILRFGDLPQNLALLYPRPITFIGEIPPAYQWTVDCYGRLGAANSIRVVENVQDWRPLV
- a CDS encoding carboxypeptidase regulatory-like domain-containing protein, which produces MSRRPFSLSLILIAGALMVSSRPSAADENPATELPPGTVRGIPVLGRIWWRDVDLSNAQIRVYADPQRQKLVETYPSGGPKGHFVLSLDPGTYYVMAFVDANGDKMAGPGDGIGFYGVNDARSKPQPFRVDAGSAAMSMTIPIVFEIAEDGRGLIPVTAKLPAPYAAEQESRIAGKAIGRFSEDSQAFAVLVPIHPRVPARAAPIQKDGSFELRALSGAYHLVGIENFNESGAMDAGDFMAVYGYEQPMGPSAPLLEVPDGEDVTGIELRFDWVLPRDGRLRSGDGTVLGPRMNLGDLPAVVCGTVTRDGEPVPGAVVDLFADEALTERHYTTRTDADGAFCFGVRPGAYFVMATADHDGDGIAGPGDQVGYLGSTAEKPAMEWLNPGPAEILTGIKLAILYQVNGDRSTSLITKPEPAAPEEAQPATGDVQTAPAEPAPAQ
- a CDS encoding sugar phosphate isomerase/epimerase codes for the protein MRAGEPVKPCFSTLGCPGWSVERVLQAIDQWGYEGIELRGLEDNMHLPDSPHLEPGSLFLTRLAESGCDLVVLGSSASFARTNAAEEECEAYVRLAARIGAPIVRVFGGGLPEGASREHAVELLAPSLRRMCDLAGDKGVTIGLETHDAWCRGDECALILDAVDHPALGIVWDAHHSIRHGETPEQTLEAIGGKVIHVHLKDGFWQDGKPRYTLFGEGDLPLREVLQCLRNIGYEGYLSLEWEKKWHPELQGPEVAFPQYASKLREMLADLN